DNA sequence from the Vicia villosa cultivar HV-30 ecotype Madison, WI linkage group LG3, Vvil1.0, whole genome shotgun sequence genome:
GTTCGATGTTACTATAACATTGTTATATATACCTTAATGTATTTTAGCATTTAGTTGGTGTTCTGAATGACTTCTTGAATGAGAAAATGAGTGATGCACTAGCAGtgtaaaaatatgttttatacaaaaatatttttactgTTAACTAATCATCACCATGTATTAAATTAaaccattcttttattttaaaaaaattaatgacatgACATATTGATGGTTTTCCGACTAAACAACCTTCATATAATTTGTCAGACATCTCAAGACTTGGAATACCAGTAACCATATCTTGATTAATCAGTTGATTGAATGATAGAAATTTCAAATGTCTAAACCTCAAATGCCACAACCAACTATCCTTGTGGTTAACAATAGTTTTTATACATTGTACTTCAGTCGAACTAATCAAGGTCTTAAATGTCCTGTTGTTCGACATATGAGATATCGAGACCAAATTGTTCTGGGTGTCGAACAATTTAAAACTCCATCTTTCATGACAAGCGAGAAGCCATTTTCGACTAGTTGTCAAACACTTAGCAGGTTTCACTTTATTCCATGTACATAGATCACATCTTTAATCATAGCTTTCCCCCCATTACTCATTTGAAAAACTATGTTGCTAGTACCTTCTGCTTGCAACGAACTATTATCTGCAAGTTTTACCTTTCTCTTCTTCGACTCGTCGAAATATGTCAACCACACCTTTTGACCAGTCATGTTATTTGAGCATCCTGATTCGAGAAACCAGATCTTGGATTCGATGTGGTTATCTGCCACTGCAGCCATAACCATCATACCTTCAGAATCATCTAAATTTTGTCGTGCAAGGTTCGCTCCTTCGTCCCCTCCTTTTGTTGATCTATTGTCTTTCCTGTACCAACAATGTTTAGACAAGTGACCACGCTTCTTACAGTTATAGCATTGCACACCTTtacctttcttatcttctttATCCTTTCGAtagtttccttcttctcctttcgAGGATTCAGAAGTTCTATCTTTGACCTGCTTGTGAGAGTTCAACCAAGGCTTCTTGTCCTGAGTCTTGTCGACTTTGCCTTTGAATTTGTTGTAACCACCATTCTTTTCCATGACAGAGCCTGCAAAGCTTGTATCGAATCTTGAACTTCTTTCCTTTTGAAAATCCTAATCTCATGCGCCTCCAACAAACCAACCAAATCTTCTAATTTTAGGGTTTCAAGTTgattggattcttgaatagctacgaTAGCATGATCAAAGTGAGAGTTCAACATACGCATTACCTTCTTAACTATTATCTTGTTAGTTAGGGTTTCACCATAACCCTTCAAGAGATGGACGAGTTTCTGCACCTTCAACACATACTCTACAACCTTTTCGTCTTCTCCCATCTACAACAACTCATATTGTCGATGCAAGGTCTGCAACTTGACAAACTTGActttctcacctccttcataacACTTGCAATATACAACCTTGCCGATTCAGcataagattctgacaaagttacTCGTATCGACCGCCGTCTGAATGCAATATACAACCTTGCAATACTTCTTCTTGGCTTCGGTGTTGGCAATTTTCTGTGTGTCAGATGCATTTGCAGCCAGCACAGGAACTCTATTAGTAACCACTTCTAGGGTTTCATGAAAGCCAAACAGAGATTGCATCTGTTTTTTCTATTGAATCCAATTCTTGCCGTCAAGCATTGGAAGAGAATTTAGAATGTTGTTAGTACCATTCATCTTTGCAACAATTGATTTATGTTCCTTGGAAACACGACCACTAGCGTGAAGTTCTTGAAAAGACGATCAAGAACAATAATCAGAAGCTCTGGATACCAATCTGTTAGTGCGTGAGGAACCTTCAGTGAGGAGAGAATAGAGAGAATAAAGGAAATAATGATTATATTGTTgaattgaattgtacaaataaaGATACAAACTATGACTATTCATATACAACCCTAATTGGGCTTGGgcttacacaacttggattatatttgttattattagatttgattatatttgatattatatctaaTATCTCAATAATTTCTCAACATAAATAAACCAAATTCAACAAGAAATGTGTCTGGTTTTAATTTTGAAAGGATAAAAAATGTTGAATAAGGGtccgtttgttttgattttttttaaatgatttttttagtgTAATATAATTTTGTGTGATAAAATTTTACacataagttttttaaaaaaggttcaaataaaaatttggttcgaatagttattcttaaaatgttattcTAGATATTTCATCATttattgaaactttgtttgtatatcaaaattttaacaaatcatttaattttaaagctatttcaaacaggttttcataaaaatcatttttgaaatataatttttgcAAAACTTGCAATTTCGCCTAAGTTTTAATCTTCAATAATATGtgtttatgttatagaatgtcaaaattagtcttttaatttattaaaaataaatataaaaaatttgtactattttgaaaatcggttttataaaattcatttttaaaaatacaaaaaaaaaattaagttaaaataaAAAACCCCTGAATCTTACCGATCTCAAATAAATGATCAATTGAAAGTAACAATTTATTATTGGAAGATGTTTATGATAAACACCTTTAGATAGTCTTCCTGAAGCAAATCAAGCAATACTGCAATTGTTCTGTCTTCTCGATAACATCTGCCGTCATATTTTATGAGAGTGTTACACTATTGTTTCTATTTCTATAACTTTCCTTCAACTTTCTAACTGTCATAACCGTCACGCCGATCTGATACTTCGATCATCCGACTAGATGCGCATCTCGTTCTTACCGACCTTGCTCATCGAGTACGTGTTGAAAAAACCCCTTTCACTCGGCCTCATAGACAGGATCCGAGTAACCCTTACCTCCGACCTCTCAACATATATGTCAATTCCTGGCTCTTTTGACCCTACGTCCATGTGCACTCTTTATACTATCAGCAAATTGGCTTTGAGAATTTTTAGAGTGTATATGTTAAGAGTCactattttaaaatagaaaatgtaAAAATAATATATGACCAGACATTGAGTAAACAATCCTTTTAGAATTTTTAAAATCAACTATTTCTAAATGATTTAATGAACTCTTCGTTCAAGAGATGTAtaatttgaattatttgaaaactAAAAAGTATAACATTCTTATGATATGATAGTAAAGTaatgatttttaaataaaatatttcttcAATTTTAACTATATAATATCTTACGATAAGCCTTAATTGGTTgccatgttaaaaaaaaaaatcaattcatttctaAAATCTTAGAATCATTGCAAGGttggtaaaaaaatattattattgatgAAAATACAATCTTAATAGATACAAATGTAGTTTATTACTTTACAATGACTTATCACTTACGTATACCTATAGAACTTATTTATCAATTCTTTGCCATTGGTGTCTTAATTTCAGTAaggaaaatttaattttattagaaGCTTTTTTATTTCTTAAACTTCATTTCTTTTCAATTATTATAGTTTTGTGTGTATATTATACGTATTTCTAAAACATGTCAcatatatttactatttatttgacTTTATGCATACAAAACTATAGTAATACACCctctattttttttagaaaatagagTGGATCCTTACCCAGTGATTGAACACACTCTACTAgatttacatttgtttttaataCACTTATACTTACGAAACCGAGTTCTATATGGACAGTCTGTATCTGTTATACAATCAAGTGCTGCTGGTGCTGAAATGAAAAAACATAGTAATATTATTAAcatgatataaaagaaaaaaagtttatagaaagaaatttgaaaatgatgAGAAAATAAATTACGAGCGCCATTATTCCTTGCAATtagaaatagaaagaaaaatgaaagcaTAATATACACAATCATGAGAATTTTAGCCATATTTGTTTTTCTCTTTAGATACAACAAATAGATATTATTTGAATTGTATAAAGAGAAGTTGTGTTGCAAATAATTACATATTTATATCCTTTAAAGAGTTGTGAAATTCCCTTTCTAAAATTAGAAATTTTTTCATGTGCTGTGTTGTTTcttttaacttatttatttattaaaacggTGATCTATAAAGATTGCTACTCATTAGAAttgaatatatttaaattttattttcaacctTTGAAAACAGAAAAGAGCTATTTTTACTAATGATAATTAGTAGTagtataataatagtaatagttcACATTATTTTGTATAGAAAGAGGTATTTTAATGACGAATCAAATTAGAAACTCGCAAATGGATTAAGGAGAAGCtaaatttcataaaatatataactTGCTTGCATAAATCCTTATCTATTTTGTATATCAATGTGAAGATTTATGCCAACGATAAAATGGTGGCACCCCATCCGACCAACAAACAATTTCCTCATTAATTAAatgtttcaataataaaaaaacacattattataaataattgtttttatttcGGTTCAAAAGGCATTTTATTTTGGTTTGGTGGTTGAGGTAAAGAGGGTGTTGTAATATCATAAGTCCTTAAACTTATATAAAATGATTTAATCGACAATTTAAAGTGTCACCACGACAACCATCAAAGACTTTTCAACACATTTATCATCTTGTAGCGAAAAATCACTTCAtaacatttttaatttaaaaacttcTCAAATAAAGTATCAAACTCTAAACAACATAATTCAATATTTACTCAAACATAATAAAGACGCCATGTTTTCGATGTTACAAGATCCGAGCACTAAACAACTAAAAATGTGATAAGCGATAAATAAATGAATTTAAGCTCCAACAAGCTATCTTCCAttcacaacaaaaaaaatctattcCTATTTATCTACAAGATGTCCATGGTGGACAACGTTAAGCAAATGAGTGAGAAATAAACTTCGATATAAATTGGTGTAAACAATTCAAGGATAGATAAACACACGACATATCATACATTCAATACACAACCAACATCATTACAACCTCACACCTATTCCATATTAACATATACATATATGCAATGAGTCTCACGACACAACGTgatactatgcatgtggtaccaactcaaTATTTGGTTCTCTAAAAAACCGGCGTCCCCTTTCTGAATGCACGAGCCCCCTTCTGAGCTCCAAGTCCCCCTTCTAAGCTTGGGACAAGCCACTAGTTCCCCCTACTAAACTAGTGAACATGCCTCTTTCAACAACATGACACAAATGATGCATGTCATGCAAATCTATGCAACTACAATAACAATATTTAAGGGCCCCTTATGACcataaacaacataaacaacatgcATTGGCAATACAATAGTAGTCCCCTCACCTGAACTACTATCAAACAATcacaataataacaaaaatacatAACTAATCaccatataattatttatatacaaCACATGGTAATATTTACAACATATCATATCACTAACAACAAATTCACGTCATTGATACGCTACTCAACAACAACATTTAGATAACTCAATTGTTATCCAATCATTTGTAACAATCCAGCATAATATAAGTATCACAATTATTAACGCTTCACATAATCATTCACCGAAATACATAAAATCATCAAATAGCATAATTGGTTTAATCATAATCACATGTATATTATAACACACAATAATTAAGCTTCTTTCGTCATCATTAATTGTCAATGACGTTACACCTTAAGTAAAATAGTATATTCATGTACTTAAGTGTATATTTATCCTCTTAGGAAATTACCATAAGATAGTATTACGCGTTAGTTTTCCAACGCTTAAAACTGTGTGTCAAACAGAGTcatagaactcaagttatgataaAAACTGTATTTGAGCCAAACGACCCTGGTTGTGACGGGTGGACTGTCACAAAGCTGACGGCTGTCAACTCGCTGAACACTATGATTTATTGTCAATCACAGGGGTCACGACCGTCACCCTGTCGCATAATGTAGAGTTTCTACATTTTTCACCGTTGGAGGCCTTCCTAACTTCCGATTTCGATTCCGTAAAAAAGCCTCTGTCAAAATTCGACATACAAATATTTCTAATGATTAAAACAGAAAATCTCAATATATCACAAATTGGAATCAACAAAATCATATATTGTCATcattaatttttatgaattttatttttatgttcaaaccttcaaaacacGTCAATGGGGTAACTATCCAAATAGACATAAACAAAAATTTATGACACATAACCCATACGAAAATCAATCCTAAAAACGGAATCATAGCAGTATCATGctaaaaaaattcatattaaaaCACATGAATAATAAGTTAAAACATAATCGCAATTCACAACATAATCCTAAAGAGAGTAATGGTCCCTCTTCTATCCTTTCATGCCAAAAACCTATTATCTAAGCATTTTCTCCCCCTTACCTCCACTCGTCCTTTATTGGGGAACACACCTATTAAGGAAGCACCACCCGATGAAACCATTCTCAGTTTTGGGATCAACAATTGGGCGAGGGGCACATATAATGAAGAAAGGTGTTTTAAACACTTCACCCATTAAAGGAAAAATCAACGTGCTTGAAGGACTGTGTAGTGTTCTATTTGGTAAAGACCCAAAACAAGGCTTCCTCACGCAACAGTTGGATCGCGCGAGAAGTGAAATAAGGGAATCTCTCGAGAAGTCCCGCAGAAGTGGGAGTCAAGCAAGAGGAAGTTTATGCTGACTCCGACGAGATAGGTGGTTAATAACCCTCCCTAGTAATAGGGGAGCGGTTAATACCACTTTTGGGAGGTAAAAACCCTAGGTCTTGGGAACTCTTATAAATTCCTTACCCTTCAAGGGGATGGGACAAATTCTCAAGTCATACACACTCAATATCACCCACTACTAGCATTTTTCTCCTAGTAGACCTAACACCGTCCATCCAGCCGTGTGCCGGCCACCAGCAGGGCCTCTCACCTTACTTAAGTTGGTCCTTTAAATAACCTAAAAAACCATCATATAGGATTACTCGCCACCGTGACCTAGTCCTTATCCACAAACGTGTAATATACCTACTAGGGCCTCTAAGTATCTCTGTCCTTGTAGGGAGAACACGCTCACACCTATAATTTTTGGACGATACATTATTTAATACTAATACCAACTTTATTCAGTATATGtagaatatttttattattcCATAAGGTAATAAGTTGGCAAAGAAATGGATATCAAGTGATGGTGAGCATTTGAGGGGCTTTACAACACAACTCGCGTCATATTATATTACAAATCcaataaatactaaattaatgtCTCCATAAGTGACTGATAGTTTTATTGGGAAAGATGTTTGGGAGAGAATTATCGAGTCTTACAATACTTTTGAGTTCCCTGCTAAGAGTAAAAATAGAAAGGAGAATAAGGAAAAAAACATGTATAACCTCAAAGATTGTCTCTTGGAGGATATGATAAACTAGAGGAGACaatgataaaagaaaaaaataaaacaaatagaacaAGAGTAAGAAATTCTTGTCTAAGCACTGCTCGTAGCCCATCTCCACTATCACGCTATGAGAAATGGAAGAGAGCACGTCAAAGACGAAGAGGCGAGTTCACATCATAGGCTACATGTGTAGTTGCTAATAAGATTGTTAGAATATTCAATTTTCAACATTATTAATAGTAATTAATTCAATTCATTAATGAACTTTTATTTGTGTAGTAGGTGTCGTTGGTTGAAAAAACCAATGTTGTTTCCTTTCTTCCACAACAATGCCACAACATATTAATATAAGCGGTTTGAACTAGTGGGCATGGTTTGCGTTTCCGTGGTGCTGGAAGATGTGCCGGCCTGAGTTTATTTTATGAATCATCACTAAAGAGTGACATAATGtgtaatacagtgggagaactgactttttgttttgtttttcgtaAAACATGTTGCgattagcaagagtcgccactgacttttattttattcagttttattaggaaaggcaaaaaagaacaagaaagacctttaaaagattttgagttcggggggtaggttatacaaagggaatgtattagcaccctttgtatccatggttatccatgagatcttaatttcttagctcactttgttggACTTGTGTCTATGCTTTTGAAAATACTTTGAAaagtttaactttgtaatgattctcgTATGAATGTACACagtattatttttgaaaatatttttgtttgGAAAATATTTGGAGTGCCATTAGTAAGGCacactttgtaatgattcttgtacgaatgtatacaaagtatggtctgaaaatattttgtttggaAAAAGTGAGGTGTGAAAATGAATTTGGGAGTGAGCAAGCATTTAGGAGAACTACCCACTAAGTAATAGTATTTCCTATTCTATGTCTTTTCTATTTTGGATATAGTATTATCCATACCATTAGTTATTAGGAAATCCTATCTATTGGATGTGAAGGGGCAGGCGTAGGGTCGTCgtatggtcatagaaggcaacttTTAAGGATATCTTAgcgttcgaagggactatcatcatttttccgaagggtcatcgagggacaagatcatcttTTTGTAAGCAACactgaagggtcatcgaaggacTATGATATTTATATCGAATGGACTATTATtatttattcgtaggcaactttgctaagatatccctacgttcgagggacatgaccatgtaatcgtaaggcaacaagaggggttaccctaaaggtgagtgtttGAGAGTGTgttgattaaattatttaatcttgAAATTATGGTTATCTATGTTCAGTTTTAGTCTTACCgtacaatcctattaacatatCCCTAACAGTTAAATAACAGTCATAAGGTGCAGAAAGTAAAGTGCGGAAACGTAAatcctaattaaactattacatggcttcgggacagatacataataataaaaaccttgtagaaaataaaatgcagaaagtaaaagttctaaattattacatggcttcgggtgGGGATTACAAATTTTCAAACGAATGGAGATAGGAAATTATTACAACAACCGAATGAAAATAAAACGATTAAGTGCGTAAAATTAAGCCTCAAGTGTAGCACCTCGCAAAACAAGAAAGTGTTAGTACGAATATAGAAAATGAtgtatgaaaaatataaaagaaatattaaCAATCAAAAtggatatataaaaaaaaattaaaataagttataaattatCTACGAGCAGTGGATTTTGGTTTAATTGGGAAAAACTAACAAAACATGcactaaatttattttttgtattgcTTTCGTATTAAATAACCTAATAAACTAAATACTTAATTAGTTAAGCCAAAAAATAAGTAAATTAATTagactaattaataaaataaaatgactaAATGAAACTAAATGATTTAACTAAAGACTAATTAgaaaaaaaaccaaataaaattaaattgattaacCAAAACTAATTGAATAgcgtgtgtcataccctaattttgaccccccctgagatgtcatatcatTGACGTcaatttcaaaaatgtttcttgatcggtttggaagccgtgatcaagacttcattcattcactcattctttgcaaaATAATTCATGCTCATGGAGGTTTTCAATTTAAATGCGCCTTTTCCAATTTGTGCAATTCAAGAggattgtttggaattta
Encoded proteins:
- the LOC131659715 gene encoding uncharacterized protein LOC131659715, with translation MQSLFGFHETLEVVTNRVPVLAANASDTQKIANTEAKKKYCKVVYCIQTAVDTSNFMGEDEKVVEYVLKVQKLVHLLKGYGETLTNKIIVKKDFQKERSSRFDTSFAGSVMEKNGGYNKFKGKVDKTQDKKPWLNSHKQVKDRTSESSKGEEGNYRKDKEDKKGKGVQCYNCKKRGHLSKHCWYRKDNRSTKGGDEGANLARQNLDDSEGMMVMAAVADNHIESKIWFLESGCSNNMTGQKVWLTYFDESKKRKVKLADNSSLQAEGTSNIVFQMSNGGKAMIKDVIYVHGIK